The Primulina eburnea isolate SZY01 chromosome 8, ASM2296580v1, whole genome shotgun sequence genome contains a region encoding:
- the LOC140838314 gene encoding uncharacterized protein, translating into MSMRKSMNGRPSGTDGSDFSYRMVVDSRYKKVARGRSRLSVVIFTQAIIQFVAALVQFQTTPKGVTIDKLSLSPAAVSFISLLVGEIGRKRNRVNLLKLYLFGSSVATLISVVCLLKSQKSFEIIKDFSRWEVSRLEVLKIAFVVLGFLTQMYAITATTTLIHNMAPPKRTS; encoded by the exons ATGAGTATGAGAAAATCCATGAATGGAAGGCCATCTGGGACAGACGGTTCTGATTTTTCCTACCGCATGGTTGTTGACTCCA GATATAAAAAGGTGGCTCGAGGAAGATCTCGCCTCTCTGTGGTCATCTTCACTCAG GCAATTATTCAATTTGTAGCTGCATTAGTTCAATTCCAAACTACACCAAAGGGGGTGACTATTGATAAACTTTCTTTATCTCCTGCTGCTGTTAGTTTTATTTCCCTCTTAGTAGGAGAAATAG GTCGGAAGCGCAACCGTGTTAATCTTTTGAAGTTGTATTTGTTTGGATCTTCGGTTGCAACCCTTATCTCGGTTGTTTGTCTCCTTAAGAGCCAAAAGTCATTCGAG ATTATCAAAGATTTCAGTAGATGGGAGGTGTCGAGATTGGAAGTTTTGAAGATTGCTTTTGTTGTACTCG GATTCTTGACACAAATGTATGCTATCACGGCGACTACCACCCTTATTCACAATATGGCTCCTCCCAAGAGAACCTCTTGA